The Oryzias latipes chromosome 4, ASM223467v1 genome includes a window with the following:
- the LOC101175309 gene encoding N-acetyllactosaminide beta-1,3-N-acetylglucosaminyltransferase 3 → MIGITKKGSTIPKAVLLLLTVLSIVYVITFGEITTNSFSKPEFTEKSQLRTTKPILTTTPPMQKCEKNPSVADLPGFDVLPDIYKTFLHYRHCRHFPMLLDNPDKCGEISGDTEPFLLLVIKSSPQNYERREVLRKTWAQERMYKGAWIRRVFISGTSGAGFEKQKLNKLLKMENEENKDILQWDFADSFYNLTLKQTLLLEWLVKKCPKARFLFNGDDDVFANTDNMIEYLQSINNSYGLKHLFTGHLLTTEKPVRWTGSKYYVPVLIQESNKYEPYCGGGGFLLSAYTASVIYKTSQTIPLHPIDDAYMGMCLFKAGLKPSSHLGVKTLGINLPMNTPENSGPCYMRDLLLLHRFLPYQMYIMWKEVNDPNLIC, encoded by the exons ATGATTGG GATTACAAAGAAAGGAAGCACCATACCAAAGGCTGTCCTGCTGCTGCTAACTGTCTTGTCCATTGTTTACGTTATTACATTTGGTGAGATCACAACCAATTCTTTTTCAAAACCTGAATTCACTGAAAAGTCTCAGTTGAGGACAACAAAACCAATCCTCACTACAACCCCTCCcatgcaaaaatgtgaaaaaaacccGTCTGTTGCCGATCTCCCGGGTTTCGACGTTCTCCCTGACATCTACAAAACCTTTCTCCACTATCGTCACTGTCGCCACTTCCCCATGCTGCTGGACAATCCTGACAAATGCGGTGAAATAAGCGGTGACACAGAGCCATTTCTTTTGCTGGTCATTAAAAGCTCGCCACAGAACTACGAACGCAGAGAAGTGCTGCGTAAAACTTGGGCGCAAGAGAGGATGTACAAGGGAGCATGGATTCGAAGGGTCTTCATTTCTGGAACTTCAGGTGCTGGTTTTGAGAAACAAAAACTCAACAAGTTgctaaaaatggaaaatgaagaaaacaaggaTATTCTCCAGTGGGACTTTGCTGACTCGTTTTACAACTTGACGCTAAAGCAGACCCTCCTCCTGGAATGGCTGGTAAAAAAATGCCCAAAAGCTCGCTTTCTTTTTAACGGTGATGATGATGTTTTTGCAAACACAGACAACATGATTGAGTATCTACAAAGCATCAATAACAGTTATGGACTGAAACACCTTTTTACTGGCCATTTGCTCACAACTGAGAAGCCTGTTAGATGGACTGGGAGCAAGTATTATGTCCCAGTCCTGATACAAGAGTCCAATAAGTATGAACCTTACTGCGGAGGTGGGGGCTTCCTACTGTCCGCCTACACAGCATCAGTGATTTACAAAACATCTCAGACAATACCTCTTCATCCAATCGATGATGCTTACATGGGAATGTGTTTGTTCAAAGCAGGTCTTAAACCTTCTTCTCATCTCGGGGTAAAAACTTTGGGAATAAATTTGCCCATGAATACACCAGAGAACAGTGGACCTTGCTACATGAGAGACCTACTTCTTCTACACAGATTTCTTCCTTATCAGATGTATATTATGTGGAAAGAAGTAAATGACCCAAACCTTATCTGCTGA
- the zranb2 gene encoding zinc finger Ran-binding domain-containing protein 2 isoform X1, with protein sequence MNTDGDPEHAVLAQKGTNMSGKSFRVSDGDWICPDKKCGNVNFARRTSCNRCGREKTTEAKMMKAGGTEIGKTLAEKSRGLFSANDWQCKTCGNVNWARRSECNMCNTPKYAKLEERTGYGGGFNERENVEYIEREESDGEYDEFGRKKKKYRGKSSTQSSSKQSEKKEEPKVQEEEPDDEEEDDEDGDLSKYKLDDEDDDEDDGDLSKYDLVASDEDEQPAKKKGSRSGSSRSSSRSSSSSSRSRSRSRSRSSSSSRSGSHSRSRSRSSSGSGKGSSPRKRSRSASSSPEGGQKRSRSRSSSGGRKRRRSRSHSSERFGFLWNTTMALIVISHLLAFFLGVM encoded by the exons ATGAACACCGACGGAGATCCTGAGCACGCTGTCCTGGCGCAAAAAGGCACAAATATGTCAGGGAAGAGCTTTCGAGTTAGCGATGGGGACTGGATTTGTCCTGATAAAAA GTGTGGAAATGTGAACTTTGCGAGAAGAACAAGTTGCAACAGATGTGGTAGAG aaaaaacaacagaggcTAAAATGATGAAAGCCGGAGGGACAGAAATCGGGAAAACACTTGCTGAGAAGAGCAGAGGTCTCTTCAGTGCAAATGACTGGCAGTGCAAGAC CTGTGGCAATGTGAATTGGGCCAGACGATCCGAATGCAACATGTGTAACACTCCAAAATATGCCAAGCTTGAAGAACGAACAG GTTATGGTGGAGGTTTCAATGAAAGGGAGAATGTGGAATACATTGAAAGGGAGGAATCTGATGGTGAATATGATGAG tttggaaggaaaaagaaaaagtatcgTGGAAAGAGCAGCACACAGTCTTCGTCAAAACAAagtgaaaagaaagaagagcCTAAAGTCcaagaagaggaaccagacgatgaggaagaagatgatgaggatGGTGATCTGTCCAAATACAAGTTAGAT gatgaggatgatgatgaggacGATGGTGACTTGTCCAAGTATGACCTGGTTGCCAGCGATGAAGATGAACAGCCAGCTAAGAAAAAAGGCAGCCGCTCTGGATCATCCCGCTCATCTTCACGCTCCTCCAGTTCCAGCTCTCGGTCGAGGTCCAG GTCTCGGTCTAGAAGCTCTTCGAGTTCCAGATCTGGATCTCACTCGAGGTCTCGCTCCAG ATCCAGCTCCGGGTCTGGCAAGGGCTCCTCTCCACGGAAGAGGTCCCGATCGGCTTCCTCCTCACCCGAGGGGGGACAGAAGCGCAGCCGCTCCAGGTCCTCATCTGGCGGGAGAAAAAGGAGGCGCTCTAGATCCCATTCGTCCGAAAGGTTTGGGTTTCTGTGGAATACCACAATGGCACTGATAGTTATCAGCCATTTGTTGGCTTTCTTTTTGGGAGTTATGTAA
- the zranb2 gene encoding zinc finger Ran-binding domain-containing protein 2 isoform X2, whose translation MNTDGDPEHAVLAQKGTNMSGKSFRVSDGDWICPDKKCGNVNFARRTSCNRCGREKTTEAKMMKAGGTEIGKTLAEKSRGLFSANDWQCKTCGNVNWARRSECNMCNTPKYAKLEERTGYGGGFNERENVEYIEREESDGEYDEFGRKKKKYRGKSSTQSSSKQSEKKEEPKVQEEEPDDEEEDDEDGDLSKYKLDDEDDDEDDGDLSKYDLVASDEDEQPAKKKGSRSGSSRSSSRSSSSSSRSRSRSRSRSSSSSRSGSHSRSRSRSSSGSGKGSSPRKRSRSASSSPEGGQKRSRSRSSSGGRKRRRSRSHSSERHSGHSSGSSHSGSSSKKK comes from the exons ATGAACACCGACGGAGATCCTGAGCACGCTGTCCTGGCGCAAAAAGGCACAAATATGTCAGGGAAGAGCTTTCGAGTTAGCGATGGGGACTGGATTTGTCCTGATAAAAA GTGTGGAAATGTGAACTTTGCGAGAAGAACAAGTTGCAACAGATGTGGTAGAG aaaaaacaacagaggcTAAAATGATGAAAGCCGGAGGGACAGAAATCGGGAAAACACTTGCTGAGAAGAGCAGAGGTCTCTTCAGTGCAAATGACTGGCAGTGCAAGAC CTGTGGCAATGTGAATTGGGCCAGACGATCCGAATGCAACATGTGTAACACTCCAAAATATGCCAAGCTTGAAGAACGAACAG GTTATGGTGGAGGTTTCAATGAAAGGGAGAATGTGGAATACATTGAAAGGGAGGAATCTGATGGTGAATATGATGAG tttggaaggaaaaagaaaaagtatcgTGGAAAGAGCAGCACACAGTCTTCGTCAAAACAAagtgaaaagaaagaagagcCTAAAGTCcaagaagaggaaccagacgatgaggaagaagatgatgaggatGGTGATCTGTCCAAATACAAGTTAGAT gatgaggatgatgatgaggacGATGGTGACTTGTCCAAGTATGACCTGGTTGCCAGCGATGAAGATGAACAGCCAGCTAAGAAAAAAGGCAGCCGCTCTGGATCATCCCGCTCATCTTCACGCTCCTCCAGTTCCAGCTCTCGGTCGAGGTCCAG GTCTCGGTCTAGAAGCTCTTCGAGTTCCAGATCTGGATCTCACTCGAGGTCTCGCTCCAG ATCCAGCTCCGGGTCTGGCAAGGGCTCCTCTCCACGGAAGAGGTCCCGATCGGCTTCCTCCTCACCCGAGGGGGGACAGAAGCGCAGCCGCTCCAGGTCCTCATCTGGCGGGAGAAAAAGGAGGCGCTCTAGATCCCATTCGTCCGAAAG GCACAGCGGCCATTCATCCGGATCCTCCCATTCTGGCTCCAgttcaaaaaagaaatga